GGCGTTCCTTTATATACCCCTAGAAAATACTAACTGTACCCCCATCAGCTAGTCATGTTAGTTATAGTTTGATTACCATGAAACTCTTAACTGATGATACCCCTTATCCTGAAATTACCATATACTAATATGCTTATAAGAGCAAATCTTAcggtggaatccaaactattccaagtgtggaaaaatcatggaatgtcaagtctagtagcttccaagttggggtcttccacagaaaatccaagcaaggttccacggtttcgtggaagggttcgtggaatccatctgaacgcctaTAAGAAcagcgttaaacgcaattaagaatggagctaaaaaaacgcgttttttttttatccgtagattaaaatgagttgttgaatttAACGGCTGAAAGAAAAAGTTCCATTCTTAATTGctctttttagctccattcttaattacgtttttttagctccattaagaatagcgtttctactattccaccattacacttgcgcttccatccacagttccaagtgctggtgtggcgtggaagatggaagatggatggattccaccataagacttgctctaaagaATCCCTACAAAATCGTTCTTGTTTCTGGATGAAAAACCATGACTGCTCGGTTAACCCTTGTTTTCATCCATGGCTTATTTGTCACTGTGTCAAGTGGTCGTTCATTACTGAGTTACTGAATCTCCATACCTGTACTATTTGAAGCTTATTTCATTTACTTCTATATTCCCAGTTTTACATTCTCCTTTCTTGGTAACTTTTAGCTTAAGCTCATCATATCTTCATGAACGAAGGCACGATACTGCGAAAGGTGTTTCACCCTTTTTACATAGTTGTAAacaatctctcaaactctcctCCATAAGCACACACAATGTTTTCTGAAGCACCTGGTAGTCGCTTCTTGTCCTGCTCTGCATATAATAATCAATGGCAGTTGCCATGATGACCGAGTTGGGGAGAATCGTGGAATAAAAGTTAGAGTTATGCAGCCACCAGTGGTGGGAGAAATTTACCTGGCTGGATTCCAGGACACCGCTCGCACCTACACTAGGTGATTGATTCACCCGAGTTGTACCAAGTTTAttgaaaaccggaacagagttgCAATACTGGATCTATTTCTATCTCGCATCGGTTAGCTTAACTCTCAACGGCTAACTTTGGTAATTTGGCACATAGATAAGAAAATAGAAAGCGGTAGAGAAATAGAAAGTCCGATAGCCTGTAAATTGAGGAAGAAGAGATAGTCGAGAGCCAAGCGAGGTGATGGCAACAAAACGCCTTAGAAGTTTCAAAGATAGTGAAGAAGATGAACCTAAGGCACAGAAAAGAATGGAGATTACTAGTCATAGTAACGAGCAACAACGAAAACCTAATTTTCCTCCCGAAATGGTTTTGGAGATAATCAACAGAGTTCCAGTTAAGTCGGTGATCAGATTTGGCAGCATAAGTAAATACTGGTACAACTCAATCCATCAAACCCCAAAATTTCCGTCCGATTACTTTCTTCAATctctgaaaaaccctaatttaattctTTGCATACTCAATGTTAATCATATGTTATACTTTGAAGATAATCATAACCATAAGCATGATGAGAGAATTGTTCATAAATTTTTAACTTCCGGTAGCAATGGtaaaaaacaagtagtgggttATTGTAATGGTTTAGTTTGTCTATCAAAGATGATAAAATATCCTAGTACTTTGATATCTACAGCTTAAGTATGCCTGAAGTGTTCTCCATCTTCACTCCATCTGTTGCAGATGGATATGTTAGGTTTCATGGATTTGGATTTGATCCGATTAGCAAGGAATATAAGTGCGTCATTATCTTTAGCAGTAGTGCTACTGTTGATCTGTTTAAATGCATGATGGTGTTTACTCTGGGGACAAGTTGTTGGAGAAAAATTGAAATCCCTAACCCTCCTATTTTACTATGTGGTGATCATGTTTACAAAGCAGCCATCTCTTCTGGTGGTGTTCTTTATTGGGGAACAACTGGAGAATCTCGTGATATGATTTCGTTCGACCTCCACAGCGAGAAATTTCAAGTCTTTCAAATCCCTTCTGAGTGCATTCTTTCCTCAACTGAACAGCAGCAACAAGCAGTGATAGTACGGCATCTTAAGTTTAAAGGATCATTGTGTGTTGCACGTCTAGAAAAGACATCAGGAACAAGTCAGAACAATTGTAAGGTTCACTTATATACATTGGATGATAGAAGTAAGAGTATATGGACCAAAAAGACTTTACTTCTTTCTCTTCGGCCACCTCCCTGCAGCTATGACAGTTTTCATGTTATGGGCTTCAATGATAAGGTTTTACTTTACTGGTTCGACGGGGGAAACTTTCACTTCTACGATCTTCACAGGGAAAaggatttcaaggttgtaagatTCTCTTGTGGTACTGTCTTTGAGAAGGATCCCAATTGTGGTCTTTTTGATTATCAGCTATGCACTCATGTAGAGAATTGTCTCTCTTTAAAAACATTTGTGCCAGAAGGGGCACACCAATTCCGAGCTGAAACTCTAAAAGCCATCATAGAGGAAAGACCTAGAAGACCTGGAGGAATCTTGCGAGTATCTGCCCCGAAACAAACACCGGTAGCTTTATGTTTTCTATTTGATTAGTTTCCGTTACTCATTGTTTATTTGTATGTCTATCTTGGTTGTTGTTCATAGTGCATTTTGCTTCACCTGATACAATTTAGTGTGAAAATTTCTCTTATTGTCCGTGAACCAGTTTTCTCGCTTGGCCAGGTATTGCATCTGTATTCTGCTCTGATTCTATAGTCAGTATGCTTACTGTATATATGAAGACAACATATGTTTGAATCATGAAACACACATGTTCTGCAAATTTCATTACAATATGAAGACTTGAACAAGCTTCATCAATGTCTTAGAAGAAAAGCAAGCTTCGACACTTAAAACTCCCTTCAACCAATCCAGGAATCACAGAAATCTTTCCATCGCACTTGTTAGCAACACTGCTATGCACTGCAATGGGCTGTCCCCAACCAAAACCATTACCATACATGTTGAACCTTGGAGACCCCCCAGTCAACAACGAAGAGCCACTAAATAGAAATTTTTATTGTAGAAATGTGGGTTTTTGTACCCATAAATCTCCCAAGAACACCAGATTGATTGCATCATCACTGGATTTTATTACTTAGCCCCCAACAAAATCCCCTTTCCAGCAAACCTCTTTACCTTTGTAGCTGCAACGCATGAACCGAGTTGCCAAAGTACTCTTGAAGTAGATGTGGAATCAGTCTAGTTTTGTTCCCAGTAGCTATGATGTACTTGTATGTCCTCCTTTGGATCCAAATACCTAGCACGGGTTGGTGCTACCCGAAAGCGAGCCATCAAAGCTTGCAAGGAAGAGATGTGACAGCCATTTGCTGGACTGATCTGAGTTGGGTTCCGCTTTGTTAGAGTTTTTTGTGTGAAATTGTAGGATATATGCATGGCTTTCTAGAAAATGTTCAGCATTGACAGAATGAGAGAAACAGACAGGTAGACGGATGGGGCGAAGAATAGGACATTAGACTGTATTATGTACCTCCACCTGCAGATCTAGAGATCTCAAACCATGGACTGTGTTATGTGTGATTTACTCATTACACCATTTAGCGAGAAGGACGATTCAACTACACCAGGAACATATATTGCATTGAGTTAGGTGATCTGCAGATGCATGAATAAATTTTGCCCTGGATTACAGTCAATGCAGACAGATGTGGTTCCGTCATCATCTTGTTTTTTCAACAGCAAAACGTCCAGAGAAGAACCAAGTGATCCGGTTTTTGTGAAAGAGAGTTACTCATGATGTTTGTGAATCCTCTTAAAGAGAAGACCTCtttaaatatactgaattgcgaGCAACTCGAGATCCAATTCAAGCAAATCCTTTTTTGAGTGTCGGTTGTTTTGGTAGTACAGCTTGCAGGTCTGGCCACCGTGTGGAAGAGACACAGTGAACACGATCTTCACTGAGTTCAGCTAGGAGATTGCAAAATAGATGACATTGTGAAATCTAATTCTCAAAATAGGTGAACAAGAAAGGCGCTCAGCTCAGAAAGGTTAAAATCAAAATCTTAACTATAAGAAATGGCTTCGCAGGACCATTGGGGTATAACCACTGGCATTCCTACTAAATGAAAAATTACGTGCGGTTTGTTTACCTAGGGAATCCATTCGCTACACAGTGATTAAGATCTCACAAAAAGTAAAATTACACAAGTTCTTACCCACATGAATAGCTGTCTGTTCAATAAGTGTAAAGCTTAAACCAAAGTTGTTTTTGCTGGTTCTCGTGACGATAAATAATGATATTGCAAACTCTCAGTTAAAAGAACAAACTAAAAACACGTAATTATTCAATGATGAACTTTTATACAACTcgtagaaaagaagaaaaacacaaGCCTAATCCTTCACGTAATGGACTTAAAAGGAGATCATAACAAGCAAACATCTGCTGTTCCTATACCCTATTACTCTATATTACAGAAAGAAGAACATAAACGAAACCCTAAAACAATTAACCAGTGGATCcaaattaaaataattaaagGAAACATTaggaaaggaaaaaaagaaaacctaTAATCTTCTTCTATAAGAAACTTTCTTCATAACTTAAATTTCAGATCTGCTTCACGTTCAAAAATTCACGGAAGTGTAGATCTTAATTTCTTCTGAAAAAAAACTTGTAGACAAGACCTATCAAAGATCTTCATATACAAATTCCAAAAATCAGATCGAGGGTGCCTTGAGATTGTTATCTACAAATACACCATCAATCCCAAGCATCCTTCTCAAATCTTATGTGGCAGAAACGGATACAGTGTCACCTACAACAACAAACCCTTCTTTCTTCTTGATGTTAAAAGAAGGTAGAGGAAGAGAACCTGGCTCCGGAGATTGAAAAAAACCAGCACCGGCATAAATAGGACCGGATCGGTTAACAACT
This genomic interval from Papaver somniferum cultivar HN1 unplaced genomic scaffold, ASM357369v1 unplaced-scaffold_154, whole genome shotgun sequence contains the following:
- the LOC113336839 gene encoding uncharacterized protein LOC113336839; this encodes MMVFTLGTSCWRKIEIPNPPILLCGDHVYKAAISSGGVLYWGTTGESRDMISFDLHSEKFQVFQIPSECILSSTEQQQQAVIVRHLKFKGSLCVARLEKTSGTSQNNCKVHLYTLDDRSKSIWTKKTLLLSLRPPPCSYDSFHVMGFNDKVLLYWFDGGNFHFYDLHREKDFKVVRFSCGTVFEKDPNCGLFDYQLCTHVENCLSLKTFVPEGAHQFRAETLKAIIEERPRRPGGILRVSAPKQTPVALCFLFD